A part of Pseudomonas lutea genomic DNA contains:
- the ubiH gene encoding 2-octaprenyl-6-methoxyphenyl hydroxylase: protein MSRFNLAIVGGGLVGASLALALQAGAKARGWKIVLIEPFAPGDTYQPSYDARSSALSFGARQIYERLGLWQHISRRAEPILKIHVSDKGRFGAAHLSSMQEDVPALGYVVENAWLGQCLWQALDRDVISWRVPAEVTHMQALPDGYRLTLNDESQLDCDLAVLADGGRSGLREQLGITVRNTPYDQSALIANVTPGDAHGGQAFERFTQDGPMAFLPLPDNRCALVWTRTGDDVQRLMALDDQSFLSELQAVFGYRLGTLKQVGARHSYPLALIEAEEQIRSHLVVLGNAAHSLHPIAGQGFNLSLRDAASLAEALLASEAPMGDLSTLQAYRERQRADQQMTIGFSDQVTRLFSSQQYLLTTGRNLGLLGLDLLPSAKSWFARQAMGLGTRTDV from the coding sequence ATGAGCCGCTTCAACCTGGCCATCGTAGGTGGCGGGCTGGTTGGCGCGAGCCTGGCATTGGCGCTACAGGCTGGAGCGAAGGCGCGGGGCTGGAAGATTGTCCTGATCGAGCCATTTGCGCCCGGCGACACGTATCAACCCAGTTACGACGCACGCTCATCCGCACTCTCGTTTGGCGCGCGGCAGATTTACGAGCGCCTGGGTTTGTGGCAGCACATTAGCCGCCGCGCCGAGCCCATCCTCAAAATTCACGTTTCCGACAAAGGCCGGTTCGGCGCGGCGCATTTGTCTTCCATGCAGGAAGACGTGCCGGCTCTGGGTTACGTGGTGGAAAACGCCTGGCTGGGGCAGTGCCTGTGGCAGGCGCTGGACCGGGACGTGATTAGCTGGCGCGTGCCGGCCGAAGTGACCCATATGCAGGCGCTGCCCGACGGTTACCGGCTCACCCTGAACGATGAAAGCCAGCTCGACTGCGACCTGGCGGTGCTTGCTGACGGTGGCCGCTCCGGCCTGCGCGAGCAGCTGGGCATTACCGTGCGCAATACCCCTTACGACCAGAGCGCACTGATTGCGAACGTCACGCCAGGTGACGCGCACGGTGGCCAGGCTTTTGAGCGCTTCACCCAAGATGGCCCGATGGCTTTTTTACCGCTACCGGACAACCGCTGCGCACTGGTCTGGACACGCACCGGCGATGACGTGCAACGACTAATGGCGCTGGACGATCAAAGTTTCCTCAGCGAGCTGCAAGCTGTATTCGGCTACCGCTTGGGTACGCTTAAGCAAGTGGGGGCACGCCACAGCTATCCGTTGGCACTCATCGAAGCTGAAGAACAGATTCGCTCGCATCTGGTGGTGCTGGGGAACGCAGCCCACAGCCTGCATCCTATCGCGGGGCAGGGCTTTAACCTGTCGCTGCGCGATGCCGCTTCCCTCGCCGAAGCGCTGCTGGCCAGCGAGGCGCCCATGGGTGACCTGTCGACGTTGCAGGCCTACCGTGAGCGCCAGCGTGCTGATCAACAAATGACCATTGGTTTCTCTGATCAGGTGACGCGGTTGTTCAGCAGCCAGCAGTATCTGCTGACCACCGGACGCAACCTGGGCCTGCTTGGTCTGGATTTGCTGCCTTCGGCCAAGAGCTGGTTCGCTCGCCAGGCGATGGGCCTTGGAACGCGCACTGATGTCTGA
- the pepP gene encoding Xaa-Pro aminopeptidase — MIRIPKAEYARRRKALMEQMEPNSIAILPAAAVAIRNRDVEHVYRQDSDFQYLSGFPEPEAVIVLIPGREYGEYVLFCRERNPERELWDGLRAGQDGATRDYGADDAFPITDIDDILPGLIEGRDRVYSSMGSNPEFDRHVMEWINVIRSKAHLGAQPPKEFVALDHLLHDMRLYKSAAEVKVMREAAQISARAHVRAMQASRAGLYEFSLEAELDYEFRKGGAKMPAYGSIVASGRNACILHYQENDAPLKDGDLVLIDAGCEIDCYASDITRTFPVSGKFTDEQKAIYEVVLRSQEAAFAAIKPGNHWNQAHEATVRVITEGLVDLGLLRGSVDELIAAEAYKAFYMHRAGHWLGMDVHDVGEYRVGGEWRVLEPGMALTVEPGIYVAPDNQTVAKKWRGIGVRIEDDVLVTKKGCEILTGDVPKTVPEIEALMAAARIQAA, encoded by the coding sequence ATGATTCGTATCCCGAAAGCCGAATATGCCCGGCGCCGCAAGGCGTTGATGGAGCAGATGGAGCCCAACAGCATCGCTATTCTGCCTGCTGCGGCGGTGGCCATTCGTAATCGGGACGTGGAGCATGTGTACCGGCAGGACAGCGATTTTCAGTACCTGAGCGGCTTCCCCGAGCCCGAAGCGGTGATCGTGTTGATCCCCGGCCGTGAGTACGGTGAGTACGTTCTGTTCTGCCGCGAGCGCAACCCCGAGCGTGAGCTGTGGGACGGCCTTAGGGCAGGGCAAGACGGCGCAACGCGGGACTACGGCGCCGACGATGCCTTTCCCATTACCGACATAGACGACATCTTGCCGGGCCTCATTGAGGGCCGTGATCGGGTCTATTCGTCCATGGGGAGCAATCCCGAGTTTGACCGGCACGTCATGGAGTGGATCAACGTCATTCGCTCCAAGGCGCACCTGGGCGCGCAGCCGCCAAAAGAGTTCGTTGCGCTTGATCACCTGCTTCACGACATGCGCCTGTACAAGTCGGCTGCCGAAGTGAAGGTTATGCGCGAGGCAGCGCAAATCTCTGCACGAGCGCACGTGCGGGCCATGCAGGCCAGTCGCGCCGGGCTCTATGAGTTCAGTCTTGAAGCGGAGCTTGATTACGAGTTCCGCAAGGGCGGGGCGAAGATGCCGGCTTATGGCTCAATCGTCGCCTCCGGGCGCAACGCGTGCATCCTGCACTACCAGGAAAACGACGCGCCGCTCAAAGACGGCGACCTGGTGCTGATCGATGCGGGCTGCGAAATAGATTGCTACGCCAGCGACATCACACGCACGTTCCCGGTCAGCGGCAAATTCACCGACGAACAAAAGGCGATTTACGAAGTGGTGCTGAGGTCGCAGGAAGCCGCTTTTGCTGCCATCAAGCCCGGTAATCACTGGAATCAGGCGCACGAGGCCACCGTCCGGGTAATTACCGAAGGGCTGGTGGATCTCGGGCTGCTGCGGGGATCTGTGGATGAACTGATTGCCGCCGAAGCGTACAAAGCTTTCTACATGCACCGTGCCGGGCACTGGCTGGGCATGGATGTACACGACGTGGGTGAATATCGGGTCGGCGGCGAATGGCGCGTACTGGAACCTGGCATGGCGCTGACTGTGGAGCCCGGCATTTACGTAGCACCGGACAACCAAACCGTCGCCAAAAAATGGCGCGGGATCGGAGTGCGAATCGAGGACGACGTCTTGGTCACCAAAAAAGGCTGTGAAATCCTGACAGGCGATGTACCCAAAACCGTCCCCGAGATCGAGGCCCTGATGGCCGCTGCGCGAATCCAGGCCGCATGA
- a CDS encoding YecA family protein — MPIQNSPYNGFAALLTSSGHHVSPAELQGLLLGRSCAGAGFDADEWVADALLLLETEPEGNVRQALIGLQEMVKNELTGDDMTVVLLLPGDDEPLANRVVAMAQWCQGFLNGFARVGGQPLSAEAAEVLQDLAAIAQIQDALEESEDGESDYMEVMEYLRIAPLLLFTEFNKKAEAEAKPSLH, encoded by the coding sequence ATGCCTATTCAGAATTCCCCGTACAACGGCTTCGCCGCGCTGCTCACCAGCAGCGGCCATCACGTTTCTCCCGCCGAATTGCAAGGCCTGTTGCTGGGGCGCAGTTGTGCCGGCGCAGGCTTCGATGCAGACGAGTGGGTCGCCGACGCTTTGCTGCTGCTGGAAACAGAGCCTGAGGGCAATGTCCGCCAGGCCCTGATCGGTCTCCAGGAAATGGTAAAAAACGAACTCACCGGTGACGACATGACTGTCGTGCTGCTACTGCCCGGTGACGACGAACCTCTGGCTAACCGCGTCGTGGCCATGGCCCAGTGGTGCCAGGGCTTCCTCAACGGTTTTGCACGCGTCGGTGGCCAGCCGCTGAGCGCAGAGGCCGCCGAGGTGCTTCAGGATCTGGCAGCCATCGCGCAGATCCAGGACGCCCTTGAAGAGTCGGAAGACGGCGAGAGCGACTACATGGAAGTGATGGAATACCTGCGCATCGCGCCGTTGTTGCTGTTCACCGAGTTCAACAAAAAGGCTGAAGCCGAAGCCAAGCCGTCTTTGCACTGA
- a CDS encoding TIGR02449 family protein: MEDNDLQALMARLELLINRVEQLKSQNGLLLAQEKSWREERAQLIEKNEIARQKVESMISRLKALEQDS; this comes from the coding sequence ATGGAAGACAACGACCTGCAAGCGCTGATGGCCCGACTGGAGCTATTGATCAATCGTGTCGAGCAACTAAAAAGTCAAAACGGACTCCTATTAGCTCAGGAAAAATCCTGGCGCGAGGAACGCGCTCAACTCATTGAAAAAAACGAAATCGCCCGGCAAAAGGTCGAGTCCATGATTTCGCGCCTCAAGGCCCTGGAGCAAGACTCATGA
- a CDS encoding cell division protein ZapA → MSNGNSITVQILDKEYSIICPQEERTNLVSAARYLDGKMREIRSSGKVIGADRIAVMAALNITHDLLHKQEVPPVQVAADGSTREQVRDLLDRVDLVLATDSDKAQG, encoded by the coding sequence ATGAGTAATGGCAACAGCATCACCGTGCAAATCCTCGACAAAGAATACTCAATCATCTGCCCCCAGGAGGAGCGCACCAATCTGGTGAGCGCTGCACGCTATCTGGACGGCAAGATGCGCGAAATTCGCAGCAGCGGCAAAGTCATCGGCGCCGACCGTATCGCGGTGATGGCCGCACTGAACATTACCCACGATCTTTTGCACAAGCAGGAAGTGCCGCCAGTTCAGGTGGCCGCAGATGGGTCGACCCGCGAGCAGGTTCGCGACTTGCTGGATCGTGTGGATCTGGTCCTTGCCACGGATTCGGATAAAGCGCAAGGCTGA
- a CDS encoding 5-formyltetrahydrofolate cyclo-ligase, whose product MTSSGAASLPDPSNLSRPQLRRLLRQNRRALSRAEQRRAAQALYRQLAQNPLFRRARHVSLYLPMDGEIDPRLLLREAQKRGKTTYLPVLSAWPRTKMVFQRVRRGEKFKPNRFRIPEPRINPGSQRKIWALDLVLMPLVGFDVDGGRLGMGGGFYDRSLAYLARRKAWRKPMLLGMAHECQKTGKLAVASWDVPLNGTVTDKRWYLA is encoded by the coding sequence ATGACCTCCTCCGGCGCCGCTTCCCTCCCAGACCCTTCAAACCTTTCCCGACCACAATTACGCCGTCTGCTGCGACAAAATCGCCGCGCGCTCAGCCGCGCAGAACAGCGACGGGCGGCGCAGGCGTTGTACCGACAACTCGCGCAAAACCCGCTTTTTCGCCGTGCCCGCCATGTTTCCCTGTACCTTCCGATGGACGGTGAAATCGATCCTCGCCTGCTGCTGCGCGAAGCACAGAAGCGCGGCAAGACCACGTATTTGCCGGTACTCAGCGCCTGGCCGCGGACGAAAATGGTGTTTCAGCGCGTGCGGCGTGGCGAGAAGTTCAAGCCGAACCGGTTCCGAATCCCCGAGCCGCGTATCAATCCCGGGTCACAGCGCAAAATCTGGGCGCTGGACCTGGTCCTGATGCCGTTGGTGGGCTTCGATGTCGACGGAGGACGGCTTGGCATGGGAGGCGGCTTCTACGACCGCAGCCTGGCGTATCTGGCGCGCCGCAAAGCGTGGCGCAAGCCGATGCTGCTGGGCATGGCCCACGAGTGTCAGAAAACCGGGAAGCTGGCGGTTGCCAGTTGGGATGTTCCGTTGAATGGAACGGTGACAGACAAGCGATGGTATCTGGCGTAA
- a CDS encoding EVE domain-containing protein, translating into MAYWLMKSEPDELSIHDLKKLGQTRWDGVRNYQARNFLREMTVGDQFFFYHSSCPEPGIAGIGEIVNTAYPDPTALDEKSAYFDAKATEPKNPWSALDVAFIEAFPKVLGLGFLKQQPALEQLPLVQKGSRLSVMPVTPEQWSAVLGLRRA; encoded by the coding sequence ATGGCCTACTGGCTGATGAAATCCGAGCCCGACGAGCTCTCGATCCACGACCTGAAAAAACTCGGCCAGACCCGTTGGGACGGGGTGCGCAACTATCAAGCCCGTAATTTCCTGCGCGAAATGACGGTAGGTGACCAATTCTTCTTTTACCACTCCAGCTGCCCTGAGCCAGGCATCGCAGGCATCGGCGAGATCGTCAACACTGCGTATCCCGACCCCACTGCGCTGGACGAAAAAAGCGCTTACTTCGACGCAAAAGCCACGGAGCCCAAAAATCCCTGGAGCGCTCTGGATGTGGCGTTCATTGAAGCCTTTCCGAAAGTCCTGGGCCTTGGATTCCTGAAACAACAACCCGCGCTGGAGCAGCTGCCACTGGTGCAAAAAGGCAGCCGCTTGTCCGTGATGCCGGTCACACCCGAGCAATGGAGCGCCGTGCTGGGGTTGCGCCGAGCTTAA
- a CDS encoding flagellar basal body-associated protein FliL: MKAWILMLMALSMPVVALAEEGGEKEDPNKVSYVALTPPFVGNYALDGNPKLHVYKADVALRVTGAEAQKLVKQNEPLIRNQLVALFTQQTVDSMGNVDAKEKLRQEALKQTQQVLTQETGKPVVDDLLFNNFIAQ, from the coding sequence GTGAAAGCGTGGATTCTGATGTTGATGGCCTTGTCGATGCCTGTTGTGGCGCTGGCCGAAGAGGGTGGCGAGAAGGAGGACCCGAACAAGGTGTCCTATGTGGCACTGACGCCACCTTTCGTAGGTAACTACGCATTGGATGGCAACCCAAAATTGCATGTCTATAAAGCCGACGTTGCGCTGCGCGTGACGGGCGCTGAGGCTCAGAAGCTGGTGAAGCAGAACGAGCCGCTGATTCGTAACCAACTGGTTGCGCTGTTCACTCAGCAGACCGTCGACAGCATGGGCAACGTCGACGCCAAAGAGAAGCTGCGTCAGGAAGCGCTGAAGCAGACTCAACAGGTGCTGACTCAGGAGACTGGCAAGCCTGTGGTGGATGATCTGCTGTTCAACAACTTTATCGCGCAGTAA
- a CDS encoding NADPH:quinone oxidoreductase family protein: MKAVLCKAFGPAADLVLEDIPSPQPKKNEILLDVHAAGVNFPDTLIIEGKYQFKPPFPFSPGGEAAGIVTAVGEKVSHVRVGDRVMALTGWGSFAEQIAVAGYNVLPIPETMDFTTAAAFSMTYGTSMHALKQRANLQAGETLLVLGASGGVGLAAVEIGKAMGARVIAAASSAEKLAVAKNAGADELINYSETSLKDELKRLTNGNGVDVIYDPVGGDLFDQAVRGIAWNGRLLVVGFASGRIPELPVNLALLKGASVVGVFWGSFAQRQPQDNAANFQQLFAWYGEGKLKPLVSKVYPLEQAGEAIDSLAQRKAVGKVVVGVR, translated from the coding sequence ATGAAAGCCGTGCTCTGTAAAGCCTTCGGTCCCGCAGCAGATCTGGTACTGGAAGATATCCCCAGCCCGCAGCCGAAGAAAAACGAGATTCTTCTGGACGTGCACGCCGCCGGCGTCAACTTCCCGGACACGCTCATCATTGAGGGCAAGTACCAGTTCAAACCGCCATTTCCTTTCTCTCCGGGAGGAGAGGCTGCCGGCATCGTGACGGCAGTTGGGGAAAAAGTCAGCCATGTACGCGTTGGCGACCGGGTGATGGCGTTGACAGGCTGGGGTAGCTTTGCAGAGCAGATCGCGGTTGCCGGGTACAACGTGCTGCCAATTCCCGAGACGATGGACTTCACTACCGCCGCCGCATTCAGCATGACCTACGGAACATCCATGCATGCCCTCAAGCAGCGCGCCAATCTGCAGGCTGGCGAAACCCTCCTGGTGCTCGGCGCTTCCGGGGGCGTCGGCCTCGCTGCTGTCGAGATTGGCAAAGCCATGGGTGCTCGCGTGATCGCCGCCGCCAGCAGCGCAGAGAAGCTCGCGGTTGCCAAGAACGCAGGCGCGGACGAGCTTATCAATTACAGCGAAACCAGCCTTAAGGATGAACTTAAACGCCTGACCAATGGAAACGGCGTCGATGTGATTTATGACCCCGTCGGCGGTGATCTCTTCGATCAAGCCGTGCGCGGCATTGCCTGGAACGGTCGTCTGTTGGTCGTTGGCTTCGCCAGCGGGCGCATTCCCGAACTGCCAGTCAATCTAGCGCTATTGAAAGGCGCTTCGGTGGTGGGCGTGTTTTGGGGCTCGTTCGCACAGCGCCAGCCACAAGACAATGCAGCGAATTTTCAGCAGCTGTTCGCCTGGTACGGCGAGGGCAAGTTGAAGCCTTTGGTGTCGAAGGTTTATCCGCTTGAACAGGCGGGTGAAGCGATTGATTCGCTGGCGCAGAGGAAGGCTGTGGGCAAGGTGGTGGTTGGGGTTAGGTGA